A portion of the Marinobacter alexandrii genome contains these proteins:
- a CDS encoding outer membrane beta-barrel protein, translated as MKKLLLSICLVAVIGFTANAQFHVELGLNANLPQGDFADAYKLGVGVYVEPKYAFNENIDLGLYIGSNGFAGEDISGGGSVEATAIVPVLATGTYRFSTNNVTPYAGLGLGMYFIAAAEIDGTEVGEAESEFGFAPRAGVYVGRLNLGAAYNIVKDANYVQINLGFRILSRD; from the coding sequence ATGAAAAAATTATTACTAAGTATTTGTTTAGTTGCTGTAATAGGATTTACGGCCAATGCACAATTTCATGTTGAACTTGGACTGAACGCAAATCTTCCACAAGGTGATTTTGCAGATGCTTATAAACTAGGCGTTGGAGTCTATGTTGAGCCAAAATATGCCTTCAATGAAAATATTGACCTAGGACTTTATATTGGAAGTAATGGTTTTGCGGGGGAAGATATATCTGGTGGTGGTTCTGTTGAAGCCACTGCAATTGTTCCTGTTTTAGCTACAGGTACATACAGGTTTTCCACAAACAATGTAACACCATATGCAGGGCTAGGACTTGGCATGTACTTTATAGCAGCAGCTGAAATAGATGGCACTGAAGTAGGTGAAGCTGAATCTGAGTTTGGGTTTGCTCCACGAGCGGGTGTTTATGTAGGCAGACTAAACCTTGGTGCTGCTTATAACATTGTTAAGGATGCTAACTATGTTCAGATTAATCTTGGTTTCAGAATCTTGAGTAGAGATTAA
- a CDS encoding Fic family protein — protein MQEPLFQINPDRNKPWNDLPDLPIHPELYRTVDIMEQLANAKSALGRLHGRSVAIPNQGVLINTISLQEAKASSEIENIFTTDDELYQAYSEEGEEAGIKGAPKEVLHYREALWTGHEHLMQHESFDLNYFIEIYRMVKQTNDGIRPPSAHIYIKQGGTGPNAGTAIYTPPRGKDILEQKLQNLLDFVNDDEKYSIDPLIKMAIAHYQFEVIHPFRDGNGRAGRIFNINILTQKGLLDLPILFLSRYIIDNKNDYYSLLAGVTQRALWERWILFMLKAVEVTANLTFDKINDILAAREGIMQSIEEDTKIRKPEQLVQMIFTQPLTKVSHLTDAKIYAENTARNYLNELVDLGILEKRTISGHHYYLNMELYRILSE, from the coding sequence ATGCAAGAACCGCTTTTTCAAATAAATCCAGATCGTAACAAGCCTTGGAATGATTTACCAGATTTACCAATCCATCCTGAGCTCTATCGGACAGTGGACATTATGGAGCAACTTGCTAACGCAAAATCTGCTTTGGGAAGGTTACATGGTCGTTCTGTAGCTATTCCAAATCAGGGAGTCCTCATCAATACCATTAGCTTACAAGAAGCAAAGGCATCAAGTGAGATAGAGAATATATTCACAACAGATGACGAATTGTATCAGGCATATAGTGAAGAAGGGGAGGAAGCTGGAATCAAAGGAGCACCTAAAGAAGTGCTTCACTACAGAGAAGCACTATGGACGGGACATGAGCATCTCATGCAACATGAATCTTTTGATTTGAACTATTTTATCGAGATCTATCGTATGGTGAAACAAACGAATGACGGAATTAGGCCTCCAAGTGCGCATATTTATATCAAGCAAGGAGGTACCGGTCCAAATGCGGGAACAGCCATTTATACACCTCCAAGAGGGAAAGACATTCTTGAACAAAAGCTACAAAACTTGTTGGACTTTGTGAATGACGATGAGAAATACTCTATTGATCCACTTATCAAAATGGCGATAGCTCATTATCAATTTGAGGTGATACACCCATTTCGCGATGGAAATGGTAGGGCAGGGCGGATTTTCAATATCAATATCTTAACTCAGAAAGGCTTGCTTGATCTACCCATTCTCTTTTTAAGTAGGTATATCATTGATAACAAAAATGACTATTACTCATTGCTTGCTGGTGTTACGCAAAGAGCACTTTGGGAGCGTTGGATTTTATTTATGTTGAAAGCTGTAGAAGTGACAGCTAATCTTACGTTTGATAAAATCAATGATATACTTGCTGCCAGAGAAGGGATCATGCAGTCGATCGAAGAAGATACAAAAATCAGAAAACCTGAACAGCTGGTACAGATGATTTTCACTCAGCCATTGACCAAAGTGAGTCACTTAACTGACGCAAAGATTTATGCGGAAAATACGGCTAGGAATTATCTGAATGAGCTGGTGGATTTAGGCATTTTAGAAAAAAGAACAATATCAGGTCATCATTACTATTTGAACATGGAACTCTATCGCATTTTATCCGAATAA
- the pcaF gene encoding 3-oxoadipyl-CoA thiolase translates to MKEAYIIDGIRTPIGNFGGTLSAVRTDDLGALVIKELMARNASLEPSSIDEVIMGCANQAGEDNRNVARMSLLLGGLPFSIPGETVNRLCASGMSAIIHANRAIKAGDGDLFISGGVENMTRGPWVISKSSRPFGTDAKMYDSSFGWRFINPKMEELYGTDGMGNTAENLVEIHKISRKDQDAFAYWSQVKATEAQKNGRLAEEIMRVEIPQRKADPIIFDKDEFVKPSTSLEILGKLRAAFKKDGSVTAGNSSGLNDGAAAVLVSSEYAVKNHDLKPLARIVSSAVVGVEPRIMGIGPVEASKKALKKAGLSLDQMDIIELNEAFAAQSLACTRSLGLADNDERINPNGGAIAIGHPLGMTGARITHSASLQLQKTGKQYALCTMCIGVGQGYAVILERS, encoded by the coding sequence ATGAAAGAAGCATACATTATTGATGGCATTAGAACTCCGATAGGAAATTTCGGAGGCACACTATCAGCCGTGAGGACTGATGACCTTGGCGCTTTAGTCATAAAAGAACTCATGGCAAGGAATGCTTCATTAGAGCCCTCATCAATCGATGAGGTAATTATGGGATGTGCAAATCAAGCTGGCGAAGACAATCGGAATGTGGCTAGAATGTCACTTCTTTTGGGCGGACTACCGTTTTCTATTCCGGGAGAGACTGTGAATAGATTGTGTGCTTCGGGTATGTCTGCAATTATTCATGCGAATAGAGCTATAAAAGCAGGAGATGGTGACCTATTCATTTCTGGAGGTGTAGAAAACATGACCAGAGGTCCGTGGGTTATCTCGAAATCCTCTCGCCCTTTTGGTACAGATGCCAAAATGTATGACTCAAGCTTTGGGTGGAGATTTATCAACCCAAAGATGGAAGAACTCTATGGTACCGATGGCATGGGTAATACTGCTGAAAACCTGGTTGAAATTCATAAGATAAGCCGAAAGGATCAAGACGCATTCGCCTATTGGTCGCAAGTGAAAGCCACAGAAGCTCAAAAAAATGGTCGGCTAGCCGAGGAGATTATGAGAGTCGAGATACCTCAACGCAAAGCGGACCCAATCATCTTTGATAAAGACGAATTTGTAAAGCCTTCTACTTCATTGGAAATTTTAGGTAAGCTAAGGGCTGCCTTCAAAAAAGACGGGTCAGTGACTGCCGGTAATTCGTCTGGGCTAAATGATGGGGCCGCTGCTGTCCTTGTTAGCTCTGAGTATGCTGTCAAAAATCATGATTTAAAACCTCTTGCCAGAATAGTGTCATCAGCTGTTGTGGGTGTAGAGCCGAGAATTATGGGTATCGGTCCGGTTGAGGCCTCTAAAAAAGCCCTTAAGAAAGCTGGTCTTTCTCTTGATCAAATGGACATTATCGAGTTAAACGAAGCGTTTGCCGCTCAATCTTTAGCTTGCACTCGATCCTTAGGTCTAGCTGATAATGATGAAAGAATTAACCCCAATGGAGGCGCTATCGCTATCGGTCATCCACTTGGAATGACAGGGGCAAGAATTACTCATTCAGCTTCTTTACAATTACAAAAGACCGGAAAACAATATGCGCTCTGTACGATGTGTATAGGGGTTGGTCAAGGGTATGCGGTAATTCTAGAAAGATCATAA
- a CDS encoding transferase hexapeptide repeat family protein, translating into MIYEFNNLKPVIDETAFIHPLAAVTGDVIIGKDVYVGPGAAIRGDWGCIVIKDGCNIQENCTVHMFPGITVTLQKGAHIGHGAIIHGAQIGKNVLVGMNAVIMDNAEIGDESIIGALTFVKANAIFEKRSLIVGNPAKKVKEVSDEMIAWKTEGTKLYQQLPNECFDTLKECEPLRVVETNRSTATAAYKTWDETKK; encoded by the coding sequence ATGATCTACGAATTCAATAACCTAAAACCTGTCATAGATGAAACTGCCTTTATACATCCCTTGGCTGCAGTCACTGGAGATGTAATCATCGGTAAGGATGTATATGTTGGCCCTGGGGCCGCTATACGAGGAGATTGGGGTTGCATCGTAATTAAAGATGGATGCAATATCCAAGAAAATTGCACAGTCCATATGTTTCCCGGGATCACTGTGACCTTACAAAAGGGAGCCCATATTGGGCATGGTGCTATTATCCATGGTGCTCAGATTGGAAAAAATGTTCTCGTAGGAATGAATGCAGTAATCATGGATAATGCTGAAATAGGGGATGAAAGTATTATTGGTGCTCTTACCTTTGTTAAGGCAAACGCGATTTTTGAAAAAAGAAGTTTGATTGTTGGAAATCCAGCTAAGAAGGTAAAAGAAGTAAGTGATGAAATGATAGCCTGGAAGACAGAGGGCACCAAATTATATCAACAATTACCTAATGAGTGTTTTGATACGCTCAAGGAATGTGAGCCTTTGAGGGTCGTGGAGACCAATAGATCAACAGCTACAGCAGCCTATAAAACATGGGATGAAACAAAAAAATAG
- a CDS encoding transketolase C-terminal domain-containing protein — MSKTATAPKKKKESAIDWKEIALKMLISRAMDDLEENKLVPEKKVLYQFSARGHELGQLILAHLLDKPKDAASAYYRSRPLMIGLGLSVEDALAAPLTRSGGYSDGRDIGVVCNMPESDRGCVVLPMAGDVGAQYTPAIGWAQSIEYYAKTLKDKKYIDSIAAILGGDGSVATNGFWSALTIATTQKLPVLFYIEDNGYGISVGSEFQTPGKNIAENLKSFKNLDIWDGSGTDPEEVYKLLKEGTDHVRSRKGPALVRLTVPRLNGHSYQDNQAYKDEKLLKKEQANDPLKAIQKMFSSKEWKSLEQEAQKVVNESIEAALNRPAPDAAKIKKFVFSEEDEVQNIGGIRSSGFEFPTSSEEANPDKRRINIGEAINLALDYELKTNPKVLVFGEDVGMKGGVHAVTMGLQTKYGKERVFDTSLSEEGIIGRAVGMAYAGLMPVAEIQFRKYADPAMEQLNNCGTTRWRTANRFAAPIVVRMPGGFAKVGDPWHSVTNEVMFAHAIGWQVAFPSNAQDAAGLIRSSMRSDNPTMFFEHRNLNDNRYARRPYPGDEFIVPFGKANLLREGSDITIVTWGAMCEQSEGAVDETGISADVIDLRTIMPWDKEAVLNSIKKTNRCLIVHEDAMTAGFGAEIAAVLASEGFSYLDAPVERIAMPDIPLPHNVPLMESVVPNIERIAEKMREIVEF, encoded by the coding sequence ATGTCCAAAACAGCAACAGCACCCAAAAAGAAGAAAGAATCTGCGATAGATTGGAAAGAAATCGCGCTGAAAATGCTCATCTCAAGAGCAATGGATGATCTTGAAGAAAATAAGCTCGTTCCTGAGAAAAAAGTACTTTATCAATTTTCTGCAAGAGGGCACGAACTGGGTCAGCTGATCCTAGCTCATTTACTTGATAAACCTAAAGATGCCGCAAGCGCATATTATCGATCCCGGCCTCTGATGATAGGTTTAGGTCTATCTGTAGAGGATGCACTCGCAGCTCCGCTTACGCGATCAGGGGGATATAGTGATGGAAGAGACATTGGTGTCGTGTGTAACATGCCTGAATCAGATCGTGGCTGTGTAGTGCTGCCCATGGCAGGTGATGTAGGGGCTCAATATACTCCGGCTATCGGCTGGGCACAGAGTATTGAATACTATGCGAAAACATTGAAAGATAAGAAATACATAGATTCTATAGCAGCCATTCTTGGTGGCGATGGATCTGTAGCTACGAATGGGTTCTGGTCAGCGTTAACTATTGCAACTACTCAGAAGCTGCCTGTTCTTTTTTACATAGAGGATAATGGATACGGAATCTCTGTAGGTAGCGAATTTCAAACACCCGGAAAAAACATTGCGGAAAATCTAAAATCATTCAAAAATTTAGACATCTGGGATGGCAGTGGTACGGATCCTGAGGAAGTATACAAACTGCTTAAAGAGGGTACGGATCATGTCCGTTCCAGGAAAGGGCCAGCATTGGTCAGATTGACAGTTCCACGTCTGAACGGACACTCCTACCAGGACAACCAGGCTTACAAAGATGAAAAGCTGTTGAAAAAAGAGCAGGCTAATGATCCATTGAAAGCCATCCAGAAAATGTTTTCCTCGAAAGAATGGAAATCACTGGAACAAGAAGCTCAAAAAGTAGTCAATGAATCAATCGAAGCTGCACTCAATCGTCCAGCTCCTGATGCTGCTAAAATCAAAAAATTTGTTTTCTCTGAAGAAGACGAAGTGCAAAATATTGGAGGGATAAGATCATCAGGGTTTGAGTTTCCTACAAGCAGCGAAGAGGCAAATCCAGATAAGCGCAGAATCAATATTGGAGAAGCGATCAATCTTGCCCTGGATTACGAACTAAAAACCAATCCTAAGGTATTAGTCTTTGGGGAAGATGTGGGGATGAAGGGTGGAGTACATGCAGTAACCATGGGACTTCAGACAAAGTATGGAAAAGAAAGAGTATTTGACACCTCGCTCTCAGAAGAGGGAATCATCGGTCGTGCAGTAGGAATGGCTTATGCCGGGCTCATGCCAGTTGCAGAAATACAATTCAGGAAATATGCGGATCCGGCGATGGAGCAACTTAACAACTGTGGTACTACACGATGGAGAACAGCGAATAGATTTGCTGCTCCTATAGTCGTGAGAATGCCTGGAGGTTTTGCTAAAGTGGGAGATCCATGGCACTCGGTAACCAATGAAGTAATGTTTGCACATGCCATTGGATGGCAAGTAGCATTCCCAAGCAATGCACAAGATGCAGCTGGATTGATTCGTTCTTCTATGCGCTCAGACAATCCAACCATGTTCTTCGAACATAGAAACTTGAATGATAACCGATATGCGCGCCGACCATATCCAGGAGACGAATTCATTGTACCATTCGGAAAAGCAAACCTCCTAAGGGAGGGTAGTGATATAACTATTGTTACCTGGGGAGCCATGTGTGAGCAATCCGAAGGAGCAGTGGACGAAACAGGAATCTCAGCAGATGTCATTGACCTCCGTACAATCATGCCATGGGACAAGGAAGCGGTACTAAATTCTATCAAGAAAACAAATAGATGCCTCATTGTACATGAAGACGCGATGACAGCAGGGTTTGGAGCTGAAATAGCTGCAGTACTTGCCTCTGAAGGGTTTAGCTACCTAGATGCTCCAGTAGAGCGAATTGCCATGCCGGATATTCCACTCCCTCACAATGTGCCACTGATGGAATCAGTGGTGCCCAACATAGAACGAATTGCTGAGAAGATGAGAGAGATTGTGGAGTTTTAA
- a CDS encoding deoxynucleoside kinase: MKDKNMHIAVSGNIGAGKTTLTEMLAKHYGWQAEFESVDDNPYLEDFYGDMHKWAFHLQIYFLNSRFEQISKLRSGDRTIIQDRTIYEDAYIFAQSLYKQGFFKERDYKNYRALFDSMIEFIKPPDLLIYLKSDISKLVKNIETRGRDYENLIRIEYLKGLNQHYEDWIANYEVGKLLIIDVSEIDFVKNTEDFSNIVFKIDTELHGLFS, translated from the coding sequence ATGAAGGACAAGAATATGCACATTGCTGTTTCAGGGAATATCGGAGCAGGGAAAACCACTCTTACAGAAATGCTGGCAAAGCACTATGGCTGGCAAGCAGAATTTGAATCTGTGGATGACAATCCTTATTTGGAAGACTTCTATGGAGATATGCACAAGTGGGCTTTCCACTTACAAATATATTTTCTCAACAGCCGCTTCGAACAGATTAGCAAACTACGCTCTGGTGATCGAACTATTATTCAAGATCGAACTATTTATGAGGATGCATACATTTTTGCACAAAGTCTTTACAAACAAGGTTTTTTCAAGGAACGTGATTATAAAAATTATCGAGCGCTATTTGATTCAATGATTGAATTTATTAAACCTCCTGACTTACTTATCTATCTCAAATCAGATATCAGCAAACTTGTTAAAAACATCGAAACAAGAGGGAGGGATTATGAAAACCTTATTCGTATTGAGTACCTCAAGGGACTCAATCAGCATTATGAAGATTGGATAGCAAACTATGAAGTCGGAAAGTTGCTAATCATTGATGTTAGTGAAATTGACTTTGTTAAAAACACTGAGGATTTTTCAAATATTGTTTTTAAAATCGACACTGAACTTCATGGGTTGTTTAGTTAA
- the paaZ gene encoding phenylacetic acid degradation bifunctional protein PaaZ translates to MAIPKIKHYIAGQWMEGSGDGEVLHHAITGDPYATHTIKDIDFKDAYDHARNIGNPILRKMTFQERGLMLKALAFHLMEVKEKFYEVSKATGATRIDSWIDIEGGIGNVFSNASLRRQFPDLPYHVDGDMVGLSKEGTFVGHHIMVPKEGVAVHINAFNFPIWGMLEKAAVNWLAGMPCIIKPAEQTCYLTEVMVKEIIDSGILPEGALQLVAGFGNGILDHVDMNDVVTFTGSFETGKKLKTLPQIVENSVPFNLEADSLNCAVLGEDAVPGTPEFDLFIKEVRKEITVKCGQKCTAVRRIIVPEKLVEDVQIALGKAFEKTTIGDPNEEGVRMGALAGKEQLEEVTKRVAELAKTSELVYGSLENKGEAMGADWKKGAFMSPLLFINQNPLETEEVHNVEAFGPVSTILPYKTMDEAIAISKKGRGSLCSSITTGDNKIATEYVVGAATHHGRILVLNEACAKESTGHGSPMPMLVHGGPGRAGGGEEMGGKRGVMHYLQRTAIQGSPTTLTEITQQYQYGGEYKDTEKHPFSKYFEEIEIGDTVVTAKRTITEGDIVTFANVSWDHFYAHTDETSLEGTTFEGRVAHGYFILSAAAGLFVQAKKGPVLLNYGLEECRFTKPVYPGMTIGVRCSVKEKVDQEKKDDIAKGIVKFLVDVYDETGETVAIATILTMIKKKDQS, encoded by the coding sequence ATGGCAATACCCAAAATAAAACATTACATAGCTGGACAATGGATGGAAGGTTCTGGAGACGGAGAGGTTCTTCATCATGCAATTACAGGCGATCCTTATGCTACTCATACTATCAAAGACATTGATTTCAAAGACGCATATGATCATGCTAGAAATATTGGAAATCCTATTTTAAGAAAAATGACTTTTCAAGAGAGAGGCTTAATGCTTAAAGCTCTTGCATTCCACTTAATGGAGGTTAAAGAAAAATTTTACGAAGTAAGTAAAGCCACCGGTGCAACCAGAATTGACAGTTGGATCGATATTGAAGGAGGTATTGGAAATGTATTTTCAAACGCCAGCCTTAGAAGGCAATTCCCTGACTTACCTTATCACGTTGATGGGGATATGGTAGGGCTGTCAAAAGAAGGAACATTCGTGGGCCATCACATCATGGTACCAAAGGAAGGAGTAGCAGTACATATTAATGCATTTAATTTTCCTATTTGGGGGATGCTAGAAAAGGCCGCTGTGAACTGGCTTGCAGGTATGCCATGTATTATTAAACCCGCAGAGCAAACATGCTATCTGACGGAAGTAATGGTAAAAGAAATAATTGACTCGGGCATATTACCAGAAGGTGCTTTGCAGCTAGTTGCTGGGTTTGGAAATGGCATTCTCGATCATGTAGATATGAATGATGTTGTGACTTTCACAGGTTCTTTCGAAACAGGTAAAAAGCTCAAAACGCTTCCTCAGATAGTTGAAAACTCTGTTCCATTTAATCTCGAAGCTGACTCTCTGAATTGTGCAGTATTGGGAGAAGACGCGGTTCCTGGAACACCAGAATTTGATTTATTTATCAAAGAAGTACGAAAAGAGATCACTGTTAAATGTGGACAAAAATGCACGGCAGTAAGAAGAATTATTGTTCCTGAAAAGTTGGTAGAAGATGTGCAGATAGCTTTAGGGAAAGCCTTTGAAAAAACGACCATAGGTGATCCAAATGAGGAAGGTGTGCGAATGGGTGCACTTGCAGGAAAGGAGCAATTGGAAGAAGTGACGAAGCGTGTCGCAGAACTGGCCAAAACTTCAGAATTGGTGTATGGCTCATTAGAAAATAAAGGGGAGGCTATGGGAGCAGACTGGAAGAAAGGAGCATTTATGTCACCGCTTTTGTTTATCAATCAAAATCCACTTGAAACTGAGGAAGTGCACAACGTTGAGGCTTTTGGTCCTGTGAGTACAATCCTGCCATACAAAACAATGGATGAAGCGATCGCCATTTCAAAGAAAGGCAGGGGATCGCTTTGCTCTTCCATCACTACTGGTGACAATAAAATAGCAACAGAATATGTAGTAGGGGCCGCAACTCATCATGGGCGAATATTGGTATTAAATGAAGCTTGTGCTAAGGAATCAACTGGTCATGGCTCTCCCATGCCAATGCTGGTACATGGTGGCCCTGGACGTGCTGGAGGCGGGGAAGAAATGGGTGGAAAACGTGGCGTGATGCATTATCTACAGCGTACCGCTATTCAAGGGTCTCCTACTACACTCACTGAGATTACTCAGCAATATCAGTATGGTGGAGAATACAAAGACACTGAAAAACATCCATTCTCCAAGTACTTTGAAGAAATTGAAATTGGAGATACCGTTGTAACAGCTAAGCGTACAATAACAGAAGGTGATATTGTCACTTTTGCTAACGTAAGTTGGGATCATTTCTACGCACATACCGATGAAACATCTTTGGAAGGCACCACTTTCGAAGGGCGTGTGGCCCATGGTTATTTTATTTTATCGGCCGCAGCAGGTTTATTTGTCCAGGCTAAGAAGGGCCCAGTTCTTCTCAATTATGGTTTAGAAGAATGCCGATTTACCAAACCTGTTTACCCAGGTATGACTATAGGTGTCAGGTGCTCTGTTAAAGAAAAAGTAGACCAAGAGAAGAAAGATGATATCGCAAAAGGAATTGTAAAGTTCTTAGTGGATGTCTATGACGAAACTGGCGAAACCGTAGCTATTGCTACTATTTTGACGATGATTAAGAAGAAAGATCAATCCTAA
- a CDS encoding response regulator transcription factor: MQDKINIGLVEDQFLFREGMKAILSSYDEFEVIFESEDGFSVLDKLSNSEVVPDVLLVDLSLPQKGDESFDGIAVTDAVVENFPEIKILILSVHDDDAFVAELIERGAHGYLVKDSDPSEVTEAIKAVYTKGSYINQKTLLAIQKKMNQKHKPKFRKDEDVPLTKREIDVLRLVCQQKTTGEIAEELFISSKTVDGHRNNLLQKTHSRNVAGLVLYAIKKNLIESS; the protein is encoded by the coding sequence ATGCAGGATAAAATAAATATCGGACTTGTTGAGGATCAATTCCTTTTTAGGGAAGGCATGAAAGCAATTCTTTCATCCTATGATGAATTTGAAGTCATTTTCGAATCTGAGGATGGTTTTTCTGTATTGGATAAATTGTCCAATAGCGAGGTAGTGCCTGATGTACTGCTAGTAGATCTTTCTCTTCCGCAGAAGGGGGATGAGAGCTTTGATGGTATTGCTGTAACTGACGCTGTAGTAGAAAACTTTCCTGAGATTAAAATTTTGATTTTATCTGTTCATGATGATGATGCATTTGTAGCTGAATTAATAGAGCGGGGAGCACACGGTTATCTAGTTAAAGATTCAGATCCAAGCGAAGTAACTGAGGCCATAAAAGCAGTCTACACCAAAGGTTCATACATTAATCAGAAAACTTTGTTGGCGATTCAGAAAAAAATGAATCAGAAACATAAGCCCAAGTTTAGAAAGGACGAGGATGTGCCGCTAACAAAAAGAGAGATTGATGTTCTGCGTTTGGTCTGTCAACAAAAAACGACTGGAGAAATAGCTGAAGAACTGTTCATAAGTTCTAAAACGGTAGATGGCCACCGAAATAACCTGCTACAAAAAACTCATTCGAGAAATGTAGCAGGTCTGGTTTTGTATGCGATTAAGAAAAATCTGATTGAGTCTTCTTAG
- a CDS encoding histidine kinase, whose product METTQELNFLSVLLPLIVVVFIIALGVLLLNQHFQRNLYRQRLEREELRNKHQKDILQSNIEIQESERKRIAKDLHDELGATLSIARMHLMRLEQMHPSLESKGLSLSNVRNIIESSISSVRQISHHLMPTQLETFGLIRALESMVDQINDSKQVEIDLNIPSSSTKLSWEKELGLYRIFMELIQNTLKHSQAKRIEISYREEKKDVFIEYNDDGIGLPKETVNGLGLKSMEARIKAIGGGLELIRGKGFTAHLIVPI is encoded by the coding sequence ATGGAAACGACCCAGGAACTTAACTTCTTAAGTGTTTTATTACCACTCATAGTAGTGGTTTTTATCATTGCTTTGGGTGTGCTTCTATTAAATCAACATTTTCAAAGAAACTTGTACCGTCAGAGACTTGAGCGTGAGGAATTGCGGAACAAGCATCAAAAAGATATTTTGCAATCAAACATTGAGATTCAAGAATCTGAGCGTAAACGAATCGCAAAAGATCTGCACGATGAACTGGGAGCTACCTTATCCATAGCCAGGATGCACCTAATGCGGCTTGAACAGATGCACCCTTCTTTAGAATCAAAAGGACTCTCGCTAAGTAACGTTAGGAATATTATTGAGTCTTCTATTTCGTCTGTTCGGCAGATTAGCCATCATTTGATGCCCACTCAACTCGAAACTTTTGGCTTAATCAGAGCGCTCGAAAGCATGGTAGATCAGATTAATGACTCTAAGCAAGTGGAGATTGATCTAAACATACCTTCTAGCTCAACCAAGCTTTCCTGGGAGAAGGAGTTGGGTCTCTACAGAATTTTCATGGAGCTAATTCAGAATACATTAAAACATTCTCAGGCCAAAAGAATTGAGATAAGCTATAGAGAAGAAAAGAAAGATGTTTTTATTGAATACAATGATGATGGTATTGGTTTGCCAAAAGAGACAGTAAATGGACTTGGCTTAAAAAGCATGGAGGCTAGGATAAAGGCAATAGGAGGAGGTTTAGAACTTATCAGAGGAAAAGGATTTACTGCTCATTTAATTGTACCAATTTAA
- a CDS encoding enoyl-CoA hydratase/isomerase family protein, with protein sequence MNYVNLDIKNGIGTVEFFTEQSNSLPGEILKKLADTITQAGNDPNIKVIILKSGGSRTFCAGASFDELIAIDSPENGKEFFMGFANVINAMRKAPKFIIGRLQGKAVGGGIGLAASVDYCFASKHSAIKLSELALGIGPFVVGPAIERKMGLSAMSQMGINPDEFYDPKWAHQKGLFGKLYDDVQALDKAVNQLAEKLAAYNPEAMAELKRVFWNGTEHWDELLAERAETSGKLVVSDFTKNFIQKFKNKAS encoded by the coding sequence ATGAACTACGTAAATCTTGACATTAAAAACGGCATTGGTACCGTCGAATTTTTTACTGAGCAAAGTAACTCTCTTCCTGGGGAGATTCTGAAAAAACTCGCTGACACCATTACACAAGCTGGAAACGATCCGAACATAAAGGTCATCATCCTTAAAAGTGGTGGAAGCCGTACGTTCTGCGCAGGAGCAAGTTTCGATGAGCTTATTGCTATTGACAGTCCGGAAAATGGAAAAGAGTTTTTTATGGGTTTTGCCAACGTAATCAATGCGATGCGTAAGGCACCTAAGTTTATTATTGGGAGATTACAAGGCAAAGCTGTAGGAGGTGGAATTGGACTGGCTGCATCTGTAGATTATTGTTTTGCATCCAAGCATTCAGCAATTAAACTAAGTGAGCTAGCTCTGGGAATTGGACCTTTCGTCGTTGGACCCGCTATTGAACGAAAAATGGGACTTTCCGCTATGTCACAAATGGGAATCAACCCTGATGAGTTTTATGATCCAAAATGGGCTCATCAGAAAGGATTGTTTGGAAAATTATATGACGATGTACAAGCATTAGATAAAGCGGTGAATCAGTTAGCTGAAAAACTAGCTGCTTACAATCCTGAAGCCATGGCAGAACTCAAAAGAGTATTCTGGAATGGAACTGAGCATTGGGATGAGCTATTAGCTGAAAGAGCCGAAACAAGTGGCAAGCTTGTTGTATCTGATTTCACCAAAAATTTTATTCAGAAGTTTAAGAATAAAGCCTCATAG